A single window of Rubripirellula lacrimiformis DNA harbors:
- a CDS encoding alkyl/aryl-sulfatase, which translates to MKTLIATLCLFATTASVANGQTQVDPEIALRMLNAQQQQFERGIVQVADNVFTAVGFHGANTSMIVGTDGVIIVDTLKGPASAAVAYQAFRQYSDKPVKAIIYTHSHGDHIGGASAFVGDQMPDIYGTENFGSAEGVTKAAGPIKQKRNVRQFGRNLSPMESTNRGVAPSGTIDDDGGNGFLPPTITVPNTGLKTTIAGVEIEFHLGPGETDDAMFIWLPKQKVLFSGDNFYSSFPNLYAIRGTAYRDVLSWSESVAKMAEFQPQSLVPGHTLPIQGQSASVTALTDYSEAIRSVYDQTVRGINQGKGPDQLAHEVKLPKRFKDKPYLIEFYGSVPHAVRAIYSGLLGWYDGNPTTLSPMEPKLKAQKIAELAGGTQELTERMNAALDQQDFQWALELSDHLKWLDDGDRKLARNVKIQSLRGLAAREYNAPNRNYYLSYANELESGELSELWF; encoded by the coding sequence ATGAAAACTCTGATCGCTACTCTCTGCCTGTTCGCAACCACCGCCAGCGTTGCCAACGGGCAAACGCAAGTAGATCCTGAGATCGCACTCAGGATGCTGAACGCTCAACAACAACAGTTCGAACGGGGGATCGTCCAAGTTGCCGATAATGTCTTCACGGCTGTCGGATTCCATGGCGCCAACACTTCCATGATTGTCGGAACCGACGGTGTCATCATCGTTGACACGCTGAAAGGGCCCGCAAGTGCCGCGGTTGCATACCAAGCCTTTCGACAGTACAGCGACAAACCTGTGAAGGCGATCATCTACACTCACAGCCACGGCGATCACATCGGTGGAGCCAGCGCGTTCGTCGGAGATCAGATGCCCGACATCTACGGCACCGAGAACTTCGGGTCGGCTGAAGGTGTCACCAAGGCGGCCGGTCCGATCAAGCAGAAGCGAAATGTGCGTCAGTTTGGTCGGAACCTTTCACCCATGGAGAGCACCAACCGCGGGGTTGCTCCGTCCGGGACCATCGATGACGACGGCGGAAACGGGTTCCTTCCGCCAACCATCACGGTCCCCAACACTGGTCTCAAAACGACGATCGCTGGTGTCGAGATTGAATTCCATCTCGGCCCAGGTGAGACGGACGATGCCATGTTCATCTGGCTCCCCAAGCAGAAGGTGCTATTCTCCGGAGACAATTTCTACAGCTCGTTTCCCAACCTGTATGCCATTCGCGGCACAGCCTATCGCGATGTACTGAGCTGGTCGGAAAGCGTCGCCAAGATGGCGGAATTTCAACCGCAATCTTTGGTTCCTGGCCACACCTTGCCGATCCAAGGTCAATCTGCGTCTGTCACCGCGCTCACCGATTACAGCGAAGCGATCCGAAGTGTGTACGACCAAACCGTTCGAGGCATCAATCAGGGCAAAGGCCCTGACCAGCTTGCACACGAAGTCAAATTGCCTAAGCGTTTCAAGGACAAACCGTACTTGATTGAGTTTTACGGATCGGTACCCCATGCTGTCCGAGCAATCTATTCAGGTCTGTTGGGTTGGTACGACGGGAACCCGACGACGTTGAGTCCCATGGAACCCAAGCTGAAAGCGCAGAAGATTGCCGAACTCGCTGGTGGAACTCAAGAGTTGACCGAGCGGATGAACGCTGCACTGGACCAGCAAGACTTCCAATGGGCATTAGAGTTGTCGGATCATCTGAAATGGCTTGACGACGGCGACCGCAAACTGGCCCGCAACGTGAAGATTCAATCGCTCAGAGGCCTAGCGGCAAGAGAGTACAACGCGCCGAACCGGAACTACTACCTCAGCTACGCCAACGAACTCGAATCCGGCGAGTTGAGCGAACTGTGGTTCTAG
- a CDS encoding MarR family winged helix-turn-helix transcriptional regulator produces the protein MHFDSESSPGFAIGRVAYLIRSAMAAVLKSAGWPFSPEETQTLITLLDAGKPLSMNELASLMIRDPTTVKRQLDRLVEQKFARRSESSEDARIVMIALTRRGEQKLQTVLPLLDDLRKTTLKGISKSELDATQKVLRKMQTNLTNPISKD, from the coding sequence ATGCACTTTGATTCAGAATCGTCGCCGGGTTTTGCCATCGGGCGTGTTGCCTATCTGATCCGTTCAGCAATGGCTGCCGTGCTGAAGAGTGCCGGTTGGCCGTTTTCGCCAGAGGAAACGCAGACGCTGATCACTCTGCTAGACGCGGGTAAACCGCTAAGCATGAACGAGCTGGCATCCCTGATGATTCGTGATCCGACGACCGTGAAGCGGCAACTGGACCGCCTTGTCGAACAGAAGTTTGCCCGGCGCAGCGAATCGAGTGAAGACGCTCGGATCGTGATGATCGCATTGACTCGCCGCGGAGAACAGAAGCTTCAAACCGTCCTTCCCCTATTAGACGACTTGCGAAAGACCACATTGAAGGGCATTTCGAAATCGGAACTGGACGCGACGCAGAAAGTACTGCGGAAGATGCAAACGAACCTGACCAACCCCATTTCAAAGGACTAG
- a CDS encoding nitroreductase family protein, whose product MQVKDAIFNRRAVKHFDADHKMTAAEETELLETTIQAPTSFNIQHWRFVILRDPDLRAKIRKDFGNDQAQMTDASLLVLFTADMKAWQKDPARYFANAPKDVAEMLVNWMGPFHDGREWLQRDEAQRSIGIAMQTMMLAAQGMGYQSCPMIGFDIEEVAKLIHLPDDHVMGPMVAIGKGTKEAWPKPGQLPLDEVVIENGF is encoded by the coding sequence ATGCAAGTCAAAGACGCCATCTTCAATCGTCGAGCCGTGAAGCACTTTGATGCCGACCACAAAATGACGGCGGCTGAGGAAACGGAACTGCTCGAAACCACCATCCAGGCTCCCACCAGCTTCAATATCCAGCACTGGCGGTTCGTGATCCTGCGCGATCCCGATCTGCGTGCGAAGATTCGTAAGGACTTCGGGAACGACCAGGCTCAGATGACGGACGCGTCGCTGTTGGTCCTGTTTACGGCCGACATGAAGGCCTGGCAGAAGGATCCAGCGCGTTACTTTGCGAACGCGCCGAAGGACGTCGCTGAGATGTTGGTCAATTGGATGGGACCGTTCCATGATGGTCGTGAGTGGTTGCAGCGCGACGAAGCCCAACGCTCGATCGGCATTGCGATGCAAACGATGATGCTGGCCGCACAAGGCATGGGGTACCAATCCTGCCCCATGATTGGCTTCGACATCGAAGAGGTCGCAAAACTGATCCATCTTCCCGACGATCACGTGATGGGGCCGATGGTCGCGATCGGCAAAGGCACGAAGGAAGCATGGCCAAAACCTGGCCAACTCCCGCTCGATGAAGTCGTCATTGAAAACGGCTTCTAG